Proteins encoded in a region of the Polyodon spathula isolate WHYD16114869_AA chromosome 9, ASM1765450v1, whole genome shotgun sequence genome:
- the LOC121320694 gene encoding zinc finger protein ZIC 2-like has protein sequence MLLDAGHQFSGLGVGTFARHHSASEMQDRDMSLAQSSFVDSPHMGAFKLNHDLSPGQSSAFTSQGPSYPAAALGAHAAHVTSYASSPFNSTREFLFRSRGFGESSPASSQHSIFGTTAGSLHHSHADTQGHILFPGIHDQHGSHGSPNVLSGQMRLGLPGDVFGRSDQYHQVSSPRTDPYSAAQLHNQYGSMNMNMGMNMAGHHHHPGAFFRYMRQQCIKQELICKWIDPEQLSNPKKSCNKTFSTMHELVTHVSVEHVGGPEQSNHICFWEECPRESKPFKAKYKLVNHIRVHTGEKPFPCPFPGCGKVFARSENLKIHKRTHTGEKPFQCEFEGCDRRFANSSDRKKHMHVHTSDKPYLCKMCDKSYTHPSSLRKHMKVHETSTQSSDSSPAASSGYESSTPPGLVSPSTETQSNTNLSPASAAHSNNCHNRVSSNFSEWYV, from the exons ATGTTGCTGGACGCTGGTCACCAGTTCTCCGGCTTAGGAGTTGGCACTTTTGCCAGACATCACTCAGCAAGCGAAATGCAAGACAGAGACATGAGTTTAGCACAAAGTAGCTTTGTTGATTCTCCGCACATGGGGGCTTTTAAACTTAACCACGATCTTTCTCCAGGACAGAGTTCGGCTTTCACTTCTCAGGGTCCGAGTTACCCCGCGGCGGCTTTGGGTGCTCATGCAGCTCATGTCACCTCGTACGCGAGTTCGCCTTTTAACTCTACCAGGGAGTTTCTCTTTCGCAGCCGCGGCTTCGGCGAGTCATCCCCGGCGAGCAGCCAGCACTCAATCTTCGGCACCACAGCTGGCTCTCTCCATCACTCCCATGCGGACACTCAAGGCCACATATTGTTTCCTGGGATCCATGATCAACACGGGTCTCACGGCTCTCCAAATGTCCTGAGCGGACAAATGCGCCTAGGACTACCGGGGGATGTTTTTGGACGCTCGGATCAATATCACCAGGTTTCCAGTCCCAGGACCGATCCCTATTCTGCAGCCCAACTCCACAACCAGTACGGCTCTATGAATATGAACATGGGCATGAATATGGCAGGTCATCACCATCACCCGGGTGCATTTTTTAGGTACATGAGACAGCAGTGTATCAAGCAAGAGCTGATTTGCAAGTGGATCGACCCGGAACAGCTAAGCAACCCCAAGAAGAGTTGCAATAAAACTTTCAGCACCATGCACGAGCTCGTCACCCACGTTTCAGTGGAACATGTTGGGGGACCCGAGCAGAGCAACCACATATGTTTTTGGGAAGAATGTCCCAGAGAAAGCAAACCTTTCAAAGCTAAATATAAACTGGTCAACCACATTCGTGTCCACACCGGGGAGAAGCCTTTCCCTTGTCCCTTCCCTGGATGTGGCAAGGTTTTCGCCCGGTCGGAAAACTTGAAAATACACAAACGAacccatacag GTGAAAAACCATTCCAGTGTGAATTTGAAGGCTGTGACAGGCGCTTTGCAAACAGCAGTGACCGGAAGAAGCACATGCATGTCCATACTTCAGATAAACCGTATCTCTGCAAAATGTGTGACAAGTCCTACACTCACCCCAGCTCTCTGAGAAAACACATGAAG gtTCATGAAACGTCCACTCAAAGCTCCGACTCGTCTCCTGCAGCTAGTTCTGGATACGAATCATCCACACCCCCAGGCCTGGTCTCCCCATCCACTGAAACCCAAAGCAACACGAATCTGTCGCCAGCATCAGCAGCACACAGTAACAATTGTCACAACAGGGTTTCTTCCAATTTCAGTGAATGGTACGTCTAA
- the LOC121321075 gene encoding zinc finger protein ZIC 5-like, with protein MEPPLNKRNQALRLADLAATQPQPHQNMTGFPGLGGHHLHSHHAHLHPAEMGSDPGVALTPFGPEHMAQGNALKLSPSQHMQNHPEAQTATSFASQTTVGFPVAHPHSGYASSRDYILRRELSASAMHALGDQHSSSSPHHHGMFISTTGAYGHTEGGAHALFTGLHEQSVPGAHHHPLNGQMRLGLPGDIYGRPEHFSHRPEHYGSSSLHSYSSMNLNVNIAAAPHGAAGAFLRYMRQPIKQELICKWIDQEQTSKKPCSKTFSTMHELVNHVTVEHVGGPEQGSHVCFWEECPREGKAFKAKYKLVNHIRVHTGEKPFPCPFPGCGKVFARSENLKIHKRTHTGEKPFKCEFDGCDRKFANSSDRKKHSHVHTSDKPYYCKVRGCDKSYTHPSSLRKHMKVHCKSPPPPSVNMGSIYQTSSNTFGAPSREAGASVGPSSEVVRKGSPVVKLLATMQRFPHPVVLLEVWGRSLRR; from the exons ATGGAGCCACCATTGAACAAGAGGAATCAGGCACTGAGATTAGCGGATTTGGCAGCGACTCAACCCCAGCCTCATCAGAATATGACAGGCTTCCCGGGGCTTGGGGGCCATCACCTTCACTCCCACCATGCCCACCTCCACCCTGCGGAGATGGGTAGCGACCCTGGAGTGGCACTCACTCCATTTGGACCAGAGCACATGGCACAGGGTAATGCTCTCAAACTTAGCCCCTCTCAGCACATGCAAAACCACCCTGAAGCCCAGACAGCGACATCTTTTGCTTCTCAGACCACAGTTGGCTTTCCCGTGGCTCACCCCCACTCAGGATACGCTTCCAGCAGGGACTACATCCTCAGGAGAGAGCTATCAGCCTCTGCTATGCATGCACTTGGCGATCAACATAGTTCCTCCTCCCCTCACCATCATGGGATGTTTATTTCCACAACAGGTGCTTACGGGCACACCGAAGGTGGTGCCCACGCTCTTTTTACTGGACTCCACGAGCAAAGTGTCCCAGGTGCCCATCACCACCCTCTTAACGGACAGATGCGATTGGGTCTTCCGGGGGACATTTATGGCAGACCAGAACATTTCAGCCACAGGCCCGAGCACTATGGATCATCTTCTCTCCACAGCTACAGCTCTATGAACCTAAATGTGAACATCGCAGCAGCTCCCCACGGAGCCGCAGGGGCGTTTTTGAGGTACATGAGGCAGCCCATCAAGCAAGAGTTAATCTGCAAATGGATTGACCAGGAGCAAACTTCAAAGAAGCCCTGCTCCAAAACTTTCAGCACCATGCACGAGCTGGTTAACCACGTTACTGTGGAACACGTCGGGGGACCCGAACAGGGCAGTCACGTCTGTTTCTGGGAGGAATGTCCACGAGAAGGCAAAGCCTTCAAGGCGAAATACAAACTGGTAAATCATATCCGAGTTCACACAGGAGAAAAACCTTTCCCCTGCCCTTTTCctggttgtggcaaagtgtttgCGCGCTCAGAAAACCTCAAGATTCACAAGAGGACACACACAG GGGAGAAACCTTTCAAATGTGAGTTTGATGGCTGCGACAGGAAGTTTGCCAACAGCAGTGACAGGAAGAAGCACTCACACGTCCACACGAGTGACAAGCCTTACTATTGTAAAGTAAGAGGCTGTGACAAGTCCTACACGCACCCCAGCTCCTTAAGAAAGCACATGAAGGTTCACTGCAAATCACCTCCACCTCCTTCGGTCAACATGGGTTCCATTTACCAAACTTCATCTAACACCTTCGGAGCCCCCTCAAGAGAGGCTGGTGCCTCGGTGGGTCCTTCGTCAGAGGTCGTTAGAAAGGGGAGTCCAGTGGTTAAGTTGCTTGCTACCATGCAAAGGTTCCCTCACCCCGTGGTATTGTTAGAGGTGTGGGGGAGGTCGCTACGTCGGTGA